In the genome of Tripterygium wilfordii isolate XIE 37 chromosome 19, ASM1340144v1, whole genome shotgun sequence, one region contains:
- the LOC119985494 gene encoding protein ROOT INITIATION DEFECTIVE 3-like, protein MSSSSSSSHHIVLTSSPDGPIIAYDISSGTTIARFTGSRSPRHGLALAGKSFIAASHISSSATSGSIHLYNWWSSTALHHLPLPEPVAPIVATKDGSYLFAGGLSGNVYSLSLPSGDLVKSFSAHEKPVSCLKISHDGSLLITGSDDGAIVVVPIFLLVDASMDQENSNTLLFQRFAAHNASVTDIAGLFNSSMLSCSIDCTCKLWTLTGTQLQTFTFPCAILGVALNPMETEFYAAGSDGLIYKATMKVKTKQEISQRQKLVTTFPEKHSGTVVYVVMVNNGKHLVSASEDGSVFVWQVERGNVILVLGNDTASISSLVVAVNGIGDGNSGGGSGSGGGSDGGGGLSGKEMVSKSIRETIEVEDVLSEVGEDRSRAIDMLESAIGMYEKLLELILKEAMKGSNNNTSGKDND, encoded by the exons atgtcatcttcttcttcttcttctcatcacATTGTCCTCACTAGCTCTCCTGACGGACCCATAATTGCCTATGACATTTCTTCAGGCACAACCATCGCTCGCTTCACGGGCAGTCGGTCCCCACGCCACGGCCTTGCCCTAGCCGGAAAGTCCTTCATAGCCGCTTCTCACATCTCATCATCCGCTACCTCAGGCTCAATTCACCTCTACAATTGGTGGTCTTCAACTGCCTTGCACCACCTCCCCCTCCCCGAACCCGTTGCTCCGATTGTTGCCACTAAGGATGGATCGTATTTATTTGCCGGCGGGCTTTCCGGTAATGTTTATTCGCTCTCACTGCCTTCAGGGGATCTTGTCAAATCTTTTTCTGCTCATGAGAAGCCGGTTTCTTGCCTTAAAATTAGCCACGATGGATCGCTACTAATCACGGGCAGTGACGATGGTGCCATTGTTGTTGTTCCCATTTTTCTACTTGTAGATGCATCAATGGATCAAGAGAACTCAAACACGTTGCTTTTCCAAAG GTTTGCTGCACATAATGCCTCAGTGACAGACATTGCTGGATTATTCAACTCTTCCATGCTTTCCTGCTCTATAGACTGTACATGTAAGCTGTGGACCCTCACAGGAACACAATTGCAGACATTCACATTCCCTTGTGCCATTTTAGGGGTGGCATTAAATCCAATGGAGACAGAATTTTATGCTGCAGGTTCAGATGGTTTGATCTACAAGGCAACAATGAAGGTTAAAACCAAACAAGAAATCTCTCAACGTCAAAAACTAGTCACGACATTCCCCGAAAAGCACAGCGGGACAGTGGTATATGTTGTGATGGTGAATAATGGGAAACATTTAGTGTCTGCTTCTGAGGATGGGAGTGTTTTTGTTTGGCAGGTAGAGAGAGGGAATGTGATTCTAGTTCTCGGCAACGACACGGCGAGTATTAGTAGTCTTGTGGTGGCTGTTAATGGAATTGGTGATGGAAATAGTGGTGGTGGTAGTGGCAGTGGTGGAGGTAGTGATGGTGGTGGAGGGTTATCGGGGAAAGAGATGGTAAGCAAGTCAATAAGGGAAACAATTGAGGTTGAAGATGTGTTGAGTGAAGTGGGAGAGGATAGAAGCAGAGCTATTGATATGCTTGAGTCTGCAATTGGAATGTATGAGAAGCTCTTGGAGCTTATTCTCAAGGAAGCCATGAAAGGGAGTAACAATAACACTAGTGGAAAGGATAACGATTGA